A region from the Acipenser ruthenus chromosome 13, fAciRut3.2 maternal haplotype, whole genome shotgun sequence genome encodes:
- the LOC117418530 gene encoding eukaryotic translation initiation factor 3 subunit B, with amino-acid sequence MRDTENMPAEAEFDEDEEPSFSDPEDFVDDVTEEELLGDLLKEKPQEADGIDSVVVVDNVPQVGAERLEKLKNVIHKIFSKFGKITNEFYPEAEGKTKGYIFLEYSCPAHALEAVKNADGYKLDKQHTFRVNIFTDFDKYMNISDEWETPEKQPFKDFGNLRHWLEDADCRDQYSVIFESGERTGIFANDAKEPIVVEERARWTETYVRWSPRGTYLATFHQRGIALWGGEKFKQIQRFSHQGVQLIDFSPCERYLVTFSPLMDTKDDPQAIIIWDVLTGQKKRGFHCESSAHWPIFKWSHDGKFFARMTQDTLSIYETPSMGLLDKKSLKITGIKDFSWSPGDNIIAFWVPEDKDIPARVTLMQLPSRQEIRVRNLFNVVDCKLHWQKNGDYLCVKVDRTPKGTQGMVTNFEIFRMREKQVPVDVVEMKEGIIAFAWEPNGSKFAVLHGESPRINSSFYHVKNNGKIELIKTFDKQQANSIFWSPQGQFLVLAGLRSMNGALAFVDTSDCTMMNIAEHYMASDVEWDPTGRYVVTSVSWWSHKVDNAFWLWTFQGRLLQKNNKDRFCQLLWRPRPPTLLDVEQIKLIKKDLKKYSKIFEQKDRLSQSKASKELVDRRRTMIEEYHAYRENAQKIYQEQRVLRLDLRGGVDTDELDSNVEDWEEETIEFFVNEEIIPLGEQV; translated from the exons AGAATATGCCGGCAGAAGCCGAATTTGATGAGGACGAAGAACCCTCTTTCAGCGACCCAGAAGATTTCGTGGACGACGTTACTGAAGAGG AGCTGCTGGGCGACCTGCTGAAGGAGAAACCCCAGGAGGCGGATGGGATTgactctgttgttgttgttgacaaCGTTCCTCAGGTCGGGGCAGAACGTCTTGAGAAACTAAAGAATGTCATCCACAAGATCTTCTCAAAGTTTGGCAAAATCACAAACGAATTTTATCCAGAGGCAGAAGGGAAGACAAAAGG GTACATTTTCCTGGAGTACTCCTGTCCTGCTCATGCTCTTGAGGCTGTGAAGAATGCAGATGGATACAAGCTAGACAAGCAGCACACCTTTAGGGTTAACATCTTCACAGACTTTGACAA GTATATGAATATCAGTGATGAATGGGAAACACCAGAGAAGCAGCCATTCAAAGACTTT GGGAACCTGCGTCACTGGCTGGAAGATGCGGATTGCAGAGATCAATATAGTGTGATTTTTGAATCTGGGGAACGCACAGGCATTTTCGCAAATGATGCTAAGGAACCAATTGTTGTAGAAGAGAGAGCG cGCTGGACTGAGACGTACGTCCGCTGGTCTCCTAGAGGTACCTATCTGGCCACATTCCATCAGAGGGGCATTGCTCTGTGGGGAGGTGAGAAGTTTAAACAGATCCAGAGGTTCAGCCACCAAGGGGTGCAGCTCATTGACTTCTCTCCATGTGAAAG GTACCTGGTTACTTTCAGCCCTCTGATGGACACAAAGGATGACCCCCAGGCCATCATCATCTGGGATGTCCTGACGGGACAGAAAAAGAGAGGCTTCCATTGTGAGAGCTCTGCACATTGGCCAATCTTCAA gtGGAGTCATGATGGAAAATTCTTTGCCAGAATGACACAAGACACACTCAGCATCTATGAGACCCCA tctatgGGATTATTGGACAAGAAAAGTTTAAAAATCACTGGGATAAA gGATTTTTCTTGGTCTCCGGGTGACAATATCATTGCTTTCTGGGTACCAGAGGATAAAGATATCCCAGCAAGGGTGACGCTCATGCAGCTTCCGTCTCGGCAAGAGATCCGAGTCCGAAACCTGTTCAACGTGGTGGACTGTAAGCTTCACTGGCAGAAGAACGGGGATTACCTTTGTGTGAAGGTAGACCGGACCCCCAAGGGGACACAG gGTATGGTGACCAACTTTGAAATATTCCGAATGCGGGAAAAGCAGGTGCCAGTTGATGTTGTAGAAATGAAAG agGGCATCATAGCCTTTGCTTGGGAGCCAAATGGGAGTAAATTTGCTGTGCTGCATGGAGAGTCTCCGAGAATAAATTCCTCATTCTACCATGTTAAAAACAACGGCAAAATTGAGCTTATTA aaacgTTTGATAAGCAGCAAGCAAACAGTATTTTCTGGAGTCCTCAGGGTCAGTTTTTGGTGTTGGCTGGTCTGAGAAG CATGAATGGTGCTTTGGCATTTGTTGACACATCAGACTGCACCATGATGAATATTGCAGAACATTACATGGCATCAGATGTAGAATGGGACCCAACTGGACGATATGTTGTTACATCAGTGTCTTGGTGGAGCCATAAG GTGGATAATGCATTCTGGCTGTGGACATTCCAGGGACGCCTCCTTCAGAAAAACAACAAGGATCGTTTTTGCCAGCTTTTGTGGAGACCCCGACCGCCAACACTGCTTGATGTGGAGCAGATAAAA CTCATTAAGAAGGATCTGAAGAAGTACTCCAAGATCTTTGAGCAGAAGGATCGTCTGAGTCAGTCCAAGGCCTCCAAg gaactgGTTGACAGAAGACGAACAATGATCGAAGAGTATCATGCATACCGGGAGAATGCCCAGAAGATATACCAAGAGCAAAGAGTGCTTCGCTTGGATCTCCGAGGAG GTGTGGACACAGATGAGCTTGACAGCAATGTTGAAGACTGGGAGGAGGAGACCATTGAATTTTT